The following nucleotide sequence is from Anaerolineales bacterium.
ACGATCCTGGCTGAGGTGCGTGCCTTGGTGGCTCAAGGTGTGCGTGAGGTGACATTCCTGGGGCAGATTGTTGATCGCTATGGCAAGGATATCCCTGAAGGCCCCAATCTGGCCGGTCTGCTGCGCATGGCGCATGATATTGAGGGCTTGGAGCGCATCCGTTTCCTCACCTCACACCCCAACTGGATGACCGACGAGCTGCTGGACGCGGTTGCAGAACTGCCCAAGGTGGTGCCACACATTGAGGTCCCTGTCCAGGCAGGGGATGACCAGGTGTTAGCCAATATGCGGCGTGGTTATACCGCAGAGGAGTACCGCCGCCTGGTGGCTAAGATTCGTGCTCGTTTGGATGGGGATTTCCCGGGTGTTTCGATTGCCACGGATATCATCGTGGGCTTTCCTGGGGAGACTGTGGAGCAATTCCAACACACCTATGACCTGCTGGAAGAGCAACAGCTGGATGTGGCCCACCTGGCGCGTTATTCACCTCGCCCGGGGACGGTCGCTAACCGGCGTTTTGCCGATGATGTGGCAGAGGACGAAAAGATGCGCCGCTTCCGTCTCCTGGAAACCCAGCAGGAACGGATCGCTACTTCTATTGCCCAGCGTTATTTGGGCAAAACCGTGAATGTGCTCTTTGAAGAGCAGGTTAAAGGACGTTGGAAGGGGCGCACCACCACCAATAAGCTGGTTTTCCTTGAATCTGGGGATGATCTTACCGGACAGCGATTGGATGTGCGTATCAAATGGGCGGGTCCATGGTCAATGCAGGGAGAAATGCTGCGTTTGTAATTCCTTGTAAACCTGTTGAACATTCTCAAAGAAAATCGTGTATATTGTAATAGCGAGAGGTTTGTATCCGGATTTTGGGGTTCCCCCGGAACTTTATTCCTCTTGCGTGCGTCTTTAATTGTGTAATGATGTTTTATCTATGGAGGATCTTATGTTCGTGAAGAGAATACGCCCCTTGCTGTTCATAATTGGTGCCATGCTTCTCCTGGCAGCCTGCAATTTTCCGGGTGGCACCGAAGAACCGACGATGAGCCCCGATATGATCTATACGGCAGCTGCCCAAACCCTGACAGCCCAGGAAACCCAGGCTGCTTTGGGGACGCCGATCGTGCTGCCAAGCACGACCTCCACGGCGGTCCCGTTTGTGACCGTCACACCTGCGCTGCCGACGAATACCACTATCCCCACCAGCACGCTGCCGCCAACGAATACTCCCATCCCGCCGACAGCTACGCCCATCCCGATTCCCTGTGACCGGGCCTCCTTTGTCAAGGATGTGAGCGTCCCCGATAATACGGAGATCGCCGCCGGTGGCACTTTTGTGAAGACTTGGCGCTTGAAGAACAACGGTGCCTGCACATGGACTTCGGGTTATACCGTTTACTTCTACAATGGTGACGCCATGAGCGGTCCGGCTTCCACCCAGCTAACCAATGGCACTGTGCCGCCAGGCAGCACCATTGATGTTTCCGTGACCTTGATCGCGCCCACCACGCCGGGTACATACAAGGGTAACTGGCGCTTACGCAACGCGGGTGGCACGTCATTCGGCATTGGCGAAGGCGGTGACCAAAGCTTTTGGGTGCAGATCAAGTCAGTCACTCCCACTCCCACCCCGCAGCCGACTTCTTCTTACACGATGTCGTATGACTTTATTGCCAAGGGATCCAGCGCCACCTGGCGGAATGCCACCACTCAGCTTCCTTGGGGTGACCCCGATGACGACTCGCCCGGTGTGGCAGTCAACGTTGCTAATGTCAAGATGGAAGACGGGGGCACCTACGCCAGCTTGCTGGCCACCTATCCGCAGAAGATCACCGATGGGATGATCCTTGGTCTCTACCCCGCCTATACCATCCAGACCAATGATCACCTGCGGACCAAGATTGGCCTGCGTTATAACTGCGGAAATGGCAGTGTCAAGTTCCAGATCCGCTATATTGAAGGTGCCTCGGAGGTTACTGTGGGCGAATGGATAGAAAATTGTGACGGCATGCTGTCCTCCCTGGATGTCAACCTCTCCGCCCTGGTGGGCCACACGGTCCAGTTTGAGCTGGTAGTGTTTGCCAATGGCACCTGGAGTAACGATTATGCCTTGTGGGTGGCTCCCCGTATCGAAAGATAGGCGGGCAAAAGACATTTCCATAATACTCACATAGGGTTAAGGCGGCAGGGTAACCGTGGTATCATAAAGCCGGCGTACCTGCCGCCTCTTGCTGTTCTTCACGGGCAAGCTGCTTAAATAACTAGTTTAATAGGAGAATACCAGGGTAACTATCACTAACTACCCTACAAGATTGAGGAAAGAATGAAAAAGAAAGAATTGCTGTATATCATTGGGTTGCTGACCCTGCCGCTGATTCTGATCGGTTGCAGGTCAAAAGCAACTGCCTCCCCCACCGCCAACCCTGAGCTTATATACACTGCGGCTGCCCAAACTGCCGATGCGCGGCTGACGCAGATCTTCGCCTCCACCCCGTCAGCGACCCCCGTCACTCCCAGCCCGACCGTCGACCTCGTAAAGACCATGGCAGCCCAAACCGCGGCTGCCCTGCTGACCCAGTCAGTCGGTTTAACTCCCTCCCCAACGCGGACAGCTGGCACCACGCCAGTACCGCCAGGGCCATCGGGTGACCGGGCAATTTTCGTGGCTGACGTGTCCATCCCGGATGGGCAGGTGATTGCTCCAGGGGCTGCCTTCACCAAGATATGGAAGATCCAGAATGCTGGCAGCTCCACCTGGACGACATCCTATTCTCTGGCTTTTGTCAGTGGCGAGAAGATGGGCACCATCTCGTCGGTTTCCCTGCCACAGTCGGTCGCGCCTGGTGCTCAGATCGATATATCGGTTGATCTGGTAGCACCCACCACACCGGGCAGCTACCAGGGCTATTGGAAGATGAAAAATTCGGCCGGGCAGTTTTTTAACGATTCGGTCTACGTGTTGATCACTGTCGGTGCGGGAGGGGCAACCCCGACGGCGGGCACACCTGGTGTGACCCCCGTGTCCACCTCCACGGGCATCCCCAGTAACCCAGTGACCAGCCTGACCATGGCGGTTGACCAGGGTACCTACCAGGGACCTTGCCCACACTCATTCTTTTTCACTGCCACGTTCACGCTTAATCAAGCGGCGACCCTTACCTACGTCCTGGAAGCTGGTTCCGACACACCAGGTTTTACCTTTGTCTTGCCCGGGGCACAAACCCGTACGTTCGATGCCGGAACTTACTCTATCCCGTCTGAGTTGACTTTCA
It contains:
- the miaB gene encoding tRNA (N6-isopentenyl adenosine(37)-C2)-methylthiotransferase MiaB, whose protein sequence is MKYHIWTEGCQMNVADSQRVSSALERLGLSLSNSAEEADVIVLNTCVVRQSAENKASGRLFSLKPLKEKKPELVINLMGCMVGVKGHEQLQKRFPFVDVFSPPSDPAPLIAFLTQDETHRMEMEETRNRFALMDGDLSAESALPLPVAERGRLVSAHVPVVLGCSHACSFCIIPYRRGVERSRPVDTILAEVRALVAQGVREVTFLGQIVDRYGKDIPEGPNLAGLLRMAHDIEGLERIRFLTSHPNWMTDELLDAVAELPKVVPHIEVPVQAGDDQVLANMRRGYTAEEYRRLVAKIRARLDGDFPGVSIATDIIVGFPGETVEQFQHTYDLLEEQQLDVAHLARYSPRPGTVANRRFADDVAEDEKMRRFRLLETQQERIATSIAQRYLGKTVNVLFEEQVKGRWKGRTTTNKLVFLESGDDLTGQRLDVRIKWAGPWSMQGEMLRL